Proteins encoded within one genomic window of Armatimonadota bacterium:
- the holB gene encoding DNA polymerase III subunit delta', translated as MAFRDVVNQDHAILLFRSAVRAGKVGHAYLLVGPKGVGRRTLALAFAQFLNCDRPDGDACGECDPCRRIVSGNHPDVRILDVAHDKFFEAPEKDYRGKEIPIDQIRALRQDAAYAPYQGRRKVYIIADAERLNPNSSNSLLKILEEPPERITFILIAESAVALLPTIVSRCQLVRCTYLRADQIERALVERWKVDEGRAGVISALADGRLGRAREWVDSEERLAARDRLLDLLPALEEGDLLVRLDAAEALVKETQGKEGDLLPQLLDLAVLWYRDLLVWKQLQEPALLVNRDRQSQIARLAVEYGEAMLGARIEAVEAAKESLRRNVNARLALEKLFLSFGPAPVAAP; from the coding sequence GTGGCATTTCGCGACGTCGTCAACCAGGATCACGCCATCCTCTTGTTCCGGTCCGCGGTCCGCGCCGGAAAAGTTGGGCATGCCTACCTTCTGGTAGGTCCCAAGGGCGTGGGGCGGAGGACGCTGGCGCTGGCGTTCGCGCAGTTCCTCAACTGCGATCGGCCGGACGGCGACGCGTGCGGCGAGTGCGATCCGTGCCGGCGAATCGTCTCGGGCAACCACCCCGACGTGCGGATCCTCGACGTGGCGCACGACAAGTTCTTCGAGGCGCCAGAGAAGGACTACCGGGGCAAGGAGATCCCGATCGATCAGATCCGCGCCCTACGGCAGGATGCCGCGTACGCGCCCTACCAGGGCCGGCGCAAGGTCTACATCATCGCCGACGCCGAGCGGCTGAACCCGAACTCGTCCAACAGCCTGCTCAAGATCCTGGAGGAGCCGCCGGAGCGGATCACCTTCATCCTGATCGCCGAGTCGGCCGTGGCCCTGCTGCCTACGATCGTGTCCCGCTGCCAGCTCGTGCGGTGTACCTACCTGAGGGCCGACCAGATCGAGCGGGCGCTGGTCGAGCGGTGGAAGGTTGACGAGGGACGGGCCGGCGTGATCTCCGCGCTGGCCGACGGCCGGCTGGGCCGCGCGCGGGAATGGGTGGATTCCGAGGAACGGCTGGCAGCGAGGGACCGGCTGCTGGATCTGCTGCCCGCGCTGGAGGAGGGCGACCTGCTTGTCCGGCTCGACGCGGCCGAGGCGCTGGTGAAGGAGACGCAGGGCAAGGAAGGCGACCTGCTGCCCCAGTTACTAGACCTGGCCGTGCTGTGGTACCGGGACCTGCTGGTCTGGAAGCAGCTCCAGGAGCCCGCGCTGCTTGTCAACCGCGACCGGCAGTCCCAAATCGCGAGATTGGCCGTGGAGTACGGCGAGGCGATGCTGGGCGCGCGCATCGAAGCGGTCGAGGCGGCGAAGGAGTCGCTGCGGCGGAACGTGAACGCGCGGCTTGCGCTGGAGAAGCTGTTCCTTTCGTTCGGGCCGGCCCCGGTGGCGGCGCCCTAG
- a CDS encoding dTMP kinase, translating to MTNPTNPTRERGLFITIEGPEGAGKSTHAHRLYERFRGVIPLVLAREPGGTAIGEAIRAVLLDERRREMSAETEMLLFAASRAQHVGEVVLPALEAGTCVLSERFVDASIAYQAYGRGLPAEVVRRVNEVATRGLVPDLTLLLDVDPSVGLPRARGADGKEGPRGRGDRLEQETLEFHRRVRAGFLQLAREEPSRFVVVDGTLPAEEVHAALVDAVRRLLDRRGWCA from the coding sequence GTGACGAATCCGACCAACCCCACTCGCGAACGCGGCCTCTTCATCACGATCGAGGGCCCGGAAGGCGCGGGCAAGAGCACCCATGCCCACCGGCTGTACGAGCGGTTCCGAGGGGTCATCCCCCTCGTGCTGGCACGAGAGCCCGGCGGGACCGCGATCGGCGAGGCCATCCGCGCGGTTCTCCTCGACGAGCGCCGCAGAGAGATGTCCGCCGAGACCGAGATGCTGCTGTTTGCCGCGAGCCGGGCGCAGCACGTCGGCGAGGTGGTGCTGCCGGCGCTGGAAGCGGGCACCTGCGTCCTTTCCGAGAGGTTCGTGGACGCGTCCATCGCGTACCAGGCCTACGGCAGGGGCCTTCCCGCAGAGGTAGTGCGCCGGGTGAACGAGGTCGCGACGCGGGGCTTGGTCCCCGACCTCACCCTGCTTCTGGACGTGGATCCATCGGTCGGCCTGCCCCGCGCCCGGGGCGCCGATGGCAAGGAAGGCCCACGCGGCCGCGGCGACCGCCTCGAGCAGGAGACGCTGGAGTTCCACCGGCGGGTGCGCGCAGGATTCCTTCAACTGGCGCGCGAAGAGCCATCGAGATTCGTGGTCGTGGACGGTACACTGCCCGCCGAGGAAGTTCACGCCGCGTTGGTGGACGCGGTCCGGCGGCTGCTGGACCGCCGGGGGTGGTGTGCATGA
- a CDS encoding DNA helicase UvrD — translation MRLIADLHLHSHYSRATSRDMDVENMSRWAKLKGIAVLGTGDFTHPVWLRELRDKLEPNARGLYVHDGVHFMLTAEVSSIYSAGGRLRKIHNILFAPSFDVVERINAVLGRFGNLMADGRPTLTLPSDRMVEYLMEISPDCMVSPAHAWTPWFSLYGSMSGFDSMAECFGDQLKHIAAVETGLSSDPAMNWRLSELDRVVLLSNSDAHSPAKLGREANVFACDPDYFEIMRVLREKDLSRLLYTIEFFPEEGKYHYDGHRLCNHRMAPKETIAAGGKCPVCGKPPTVGVLHRVERLADREEGFVPEGAVPYRNLVPLEEIIAEAVGARPGTVGVREEYYKLCSAFGSEFNVLLDAPVEEVRRHTTLRVAEGLRRVREGRVRIAPGYDGVFGEIGIFDDGEEVQEVIEPPSQTTLF, via the coding sequence ATGCGCCTGATTGCCGACCTTCACCTGCACTCCCACTACAGCCGGGCCACCAGCCGTGACATGGACGTGGAGAACATGTCGCGCTGGGCCAAGCTCAAGGGCATAGCCGTGCTGGGTACCGGTGACTTCACCCATCCTGTCTGGTTGCGCGAGCTGCGCGACAAGCTCGAGCCCAACGCTCGCGGGCTGTACGTTCACGACGGCGTGCACTTCATGCTGACCGCTGAGGTGTCGAGCATCTACTCCGCCGGGGGCCGTCTGCGCAAGATCCACAATATCCTCTTCGCGCCGTCCTTCGACGTGGTGGAACGGATCAACGCGGTGCTGGGCCGCTTCGGCAACCTGATGGCCGACGGCAGGCCGACGCTCACGCTGCCGTCCGACCGCATGGTGGAGTACCTGATGGAGATCTCACCCGACTGCATGGTCTCCCCCGCCCATGCGTGGACGCCCTGGTTCTCGCTGTACGGCAGCATGTCCGGGTTCGATTCGATGGCCGAGTGCTTCGGTGACCAGCTCAAGCACATCGCCGCAGTGGAGACCGGGCTATCCAGCGACCCGGCTATGAACTGGCGCCTGTCCGAGCTGGACCGCGTTGTTCTTCTGAGCAACTCCGACGCGCACTCCCCGGCCAAACTGGGGCGCGAGGCCAACGTCTTCGCCTGCGACCCCGACTACTTCGAGATCATGCGCGTCCTCCGCGAGAAGGACCTCTCGCGCCTGCTGTACACCATTGAGTTCTTCCCGGAAGAGGGCAAGTACCACTACGACGGCCACCGGCTGTGCAACCACCGCATGGCGCCCAAGGAGACCATCGCCGCCGGCGGCAAGTGTCCGGTGTGCGGGAAGCCGCCGACCGTCGGGGTGCTGCACCGCGTGGAGCGCCTGGCCGATCGCGAGGAGGGCTTCGTGCCCGAAGGCGCGGTGCCGTACCGCAACCTGGTCCCGCTGGAGGAGATCATCGCCGAGGCCGTCGGCGCCAGGCCCGGGACCGTTGGGGTGCGGGAGGAGTACTACAAGCTCTGCAGCGCCTTCGGGAGCGAGTTCAACGTCCTGCTGGACGCGCCGGTCGAGGAGGTGCGCAGGCACACCACGCTGCGCGTCGCAGAGGGTCTCCGGCGGGTGCGTGAGGGCCGGGTGCGCATCGCGCCGGGCTACGACGGCGTCTTCGGTGAGATAGGCATCTTCGATGACGGCGAGGAGGTCCAGGAGGTGATCGAACCGCCATCGCAGACGACCTTGTTCTAG
- a CDS encoding AAA family ATPase produces MTGRQTRITDNLDLLLQVLTPQLRAALEQRPDLDQLLEVVLDLGRRPEARFPNEVLALDEAFVERETLRYVTERVGSFGKDNRAGIERTLHRISAIRNRQGEIIGLTCRVGRAVIGTVDIVRDVIESGHSILLLGRPGVGKTTLLREAARVLADELRKRVVVVDTSNEIAGDGDIPHPGIGAARRMQVPVPALQHAVMIEAVENHMPEVVVIDEIGTEAEALAARTIAERGVQLIATAHGNTLDNLLQNPTLCDLVGGIQAVTLSDEEARRRGTQKTVLERKAPPTFDVLIEIQDKDRLAVHRDVAMVVDRYLRGAVPHPELRARTAGGEVEISPPTSAPAPSWTPEGPFAARSGRQIVRIFPYAVSQNRLERAIRELHVPAYIVGSLGEADMVLTLKSQEKRQPKRLRDAAVRGMPVHVLRSNTVTQIQQFLRGVFGVPEEQAEHEAALTEVEEAIAQVFESTRSVELSPQNSYIRRLQHQLVQRYGLPSESQGEEPHRRVVIYPK; encoded by the coding sequence GTGACCGGCCGCCAGACCCGCATCACCGACAACCTCGACTTGCTCCTTCAAGTCCTCACGCCCCAGTTGCGGGCCGCGCTGGAGCAGCGTCCTGACCTCGACCAGCTCCTGGAGGTAGTGCTGGACCTGGGGCGGCGGCCCGAGGCCCGCTTTCCCAACGAGGTCCTGGCGCTGGACGAGGCATTCGTCGAGCGCGAGACGCTCCGATACGTCACCGAGCGCGTAGGATCTTTCGGCAAGGACAACCGCGCCGGCATCGAGCGGACCCTGCACCGGATCAGCGCCATCCGCAACCGCCAGGGCGAGATCATCGGCCTGACCTGCAGGGTGGGCCGGGCTGTGATCGGCACGGTGGACATCGTCCGCGACGTGATCGAGTCCGGGCACTCGATCCTGCTCCTGGGCCGGCCGGGCGTGGGCAAGACCACGCTGCTGCGCGAGGCCGCCCGGGTGCTGGCGGACGAACTGCGCAAGCGCGTGGTCGTGGTGGACACCTCCAATGAGATCGCCGGCGACGGCGACATCCCTCATCCGGGCATCGGCGCCGCCCGCCGGATGCAGGTCCCGGTACCGGCGCTTCAGCATGCCGTGATGATAGAGGCGGTCGAGAATCACATGCCCGAGGTGGTGGTCATTGACGAGATCGGTACCGAGGCCGAGGCGCTGGCGGCCCGGACGATCGCCGAGAGAGGCGTCCAGTTGATCGCCACCGCGCACGGCAACACCCTGGACAACCTGCTGCAGAACCCGACCCTCTGCGACCTTGTGGGCGGCATCCAGGCGGTGACCCTTTCGGACGAGGAAGCCCGCCGGCGCGGCACCCAGAAGACGGTGCTCGAGCGCAAGGCCCCGCCGACCTTCGACGTGCTGATCGAGATCCAGGACAAAGACCGCCTGGCCGTGCACCGCGACGTCGCGATGGTTGTAGACAGGTACCTGCGGGGCGCGGTGCCCCATCCGGAGCTGCGAGCGCGGACCGCCGGCGGCGAGGTGGAGATATCCCCACCCACTTCGGCCCCTGCCCCATCCTGGACGCCAGAGGGCCCGTTCGCGGCGCGGTCCGGGCGTCAGATTGTGCGCATCTTTCCGTACGCGGTCAGCCAGAACCGGCTGGAACGCGCGATCCGGGAGCTTCATGTCCCGGCGTACATCGTAGGGTCGCTTGGAGAGGCGGACATGGTGCTGACGCTGAAGTCACAGGAGAAGCGGCAGCCCAAACGGCTGAGGGACGCGGCGGTGCGGGGGATGCCGGTGCACGTCCTGCGCAGCAACACCGTCACGCAGATCCAACAGTTCCTCCGAGGGGTCTTCGGCGTGCCGGAGGAGCAGGCCGAGCACGAGGCGGCGCTGACCGAGGTCGAGGAGGCAATCGCCCAGGTGTTCGAGTCCACCCGTTCCGTGGAGCTGTCTCCGCAAAACTCGTACATCCGGCGGCTACAGCACCAGCTCGTCCAGCGTTACGGCCTTCCATCGGAGAGCCAGGGGGAAGAGCCGCACCGGCGCGTGGTCATCTATCCCAAGTAG
- a CDS encoding NAD(P)/FAD-dependent oxidoreductase yields MICDVLVVGAGPAGSTAARTCAALGLRTVMLEEHAEVGHPVHCTGKLSVHAFERFGLPSSMAQNALRGAALHAPDGWVARVRRASVDSYLVDRAALDRYLAEQVLSSGAEVLVGARARTVVRNQGHGPAAGGATPGAAAGGLRVEVDRGRARLAITTPLVIDAEGAVPILPPQLGLTPRRALVHGLQYDVEGAAIEQEDAPDLYFGWNVAPGFFGWFMPTGGGRGRLGVAVDPRWAARPPAHYLEGLRTMHPSASPRLRNARIVRRIAGRIPILGQRRPTFTDGMLVIGDAAGQVKSTSGGGIYFAMQAGEIAGRAAARYLGGARRALAGYEREWRAAFGREAAFTTIARGALNRLSDRHISTIIRALAGDGGLRRAVEEHGDTQHQSRLLRPVLVSAVRACLRDLGLAPTVLAAIGAAMLSVWSDGGAPSPAQTWSAS; encoded by the coding sequence ATGATCTGTGACGTTCTTGTCGTCGGGGCCGGACCCGCGGGCTCGACCGCGGCACGGACCTGCGCCGCGCTCGGCCTGCGCACGGTCATGCTGGAAGAGCACGCGGAGGTCGGGCATCCGGTCCACTGCACCGGCAAGCTGTCGGTGCACGCCTTCGAGCGGTTCGGTCTGCCTTCGTCCATGGCTCAAAACGCGCTGCGCGGCGCAGCGCTCCATGCTCCTGACGGCTGGGTGGCCAGGGTGCGCCGGGCCTCGGTGGACTCCTATCTGGTGGACCGCGCCGCGCTCGACCGGTACCTGGCAGAGCAGGTATTGTCGTCGGGGGCAGAGGTGCTCGTGGGGGCGCGTGCCCGCACCGTGGTGCGCAACCAGGGCCATGGGCCCGCTGCCGGTGGCGCCACACCTGGTGCGGCCGCCGGTGGACTGAGGGTCGAGGTGGATCGCGGCAGAGCGCGGCTCGCCATCACAACGCCACTTGTCATTGACGCCGAGGGTGCCGTGCCGATCCTGCCGCCGCAGCTCGGGCTCACGCCCCGACGGGCTCTCGTCCACGGCCTCCAGTACGATGTCGAGGGCGCCGCGATCGAGCAGGAGGACGCGCCAGATCTGTACTTCGGCTGGAACGTCGCCCCGGGCTTCTTTGGCTGGTTCATGCCTACAGGCGGCGGAAGGGGCCGCCTCGGCGTGGCAGTGGACCCGCGTTGGGCAGCCAGGCCTCCGGCTCACTACCTCGAAGGTTTGAGAACGATGCATCCTTCTGCCTCACCGCGTTTGCGGAACGCCAGGATCGTGCGCAGGATCGCCGGTCGGATACCCATCCTGGGCCAGCGCCGCCCGACCTTCACCGACGGGATGCTCGTGATAGGCGACGCTGCGGGGCAGGTCAAATCCACCAGCGGCGGAGGAATCTACTTCGCGATGCAGGCAGGAGAGATCGCCGGCCGGGCCGCGGCCCGCTACCTGGGCGGAGCCCGGCGGGCGCTGGCGGGATACGAACGCGAGTGGCGCGCCGCGTTCGGCCGCGAGGCGGCGTTCACAACCATTGCCAGGGGGGCGCTCAACCGCCTTTCTGACCGACACATCAGCACGATCATCCGCGCGCTGGCCGGGGACGGTGGACTGCGCCGCGCCGTGGAGGAGCACGGCGACACGCAGCACCAGTCGCGCCTGTTGCGGCCCGTGCTCGTTTCGGCCGTCCGCGCGTGCCTGCGCGACCTAGGATTAGCGCCCACGGTCCTGGCGGCGATTGGCGCGGCAATGCTTTCGGTGTGGTCCGACGGCGGCGCGCCGTCGCCCGCCCAGACCTGGAGCGCTTCCTAG